The Chroicocephalus ridibundus chromosome Z, bChrRid1.1, whole genome shotgun sequence sequence actgaaaggctgcaataaggtctccctggagccttctcttcttccagctgaataacctcaactctctcagcctgtcctcacaggagagatgtgatcatccttctgatcatttttgtggacGCCCTCTGGTCTCGTTTCAGCAGGTCCATGcctttcttatgctgggggctccaaagctgcacgcagtactccgggtctcaccagagcagagtggaggggcagaatcacctccctgacctgctggccacacttcttttaatgcagcccaggatacagttggtgTTCTGGGCTGTGCgcacacattgccaggtcatgttgagcttttcatccacgagtactcCCAAgaccttctctgcagagctgctctcaatcccttcatcccgcAGCCTGTATTGGTCCTGGGGCTTGCCCCAACCGAGGTGCAGAACCCTGCACTTTGCCTTgtggaacctcatgaggttcacatgggcccacttcttgagcttgtccacgtccctctggatggcatcctgtccctcaggcatgtcaactgcaccactcaggttggtgtcgtctgcaaacttgctgagggtgcacatGATCTGACTGTCCCAAGTTCTTCCTAAAACCTGAAAAGTTTGGACATCAGAAAATCTATTAATCTTAGATATAGTAATTAATTGCTATTTAATTTGTGCTGCCTGGTAGCATAAAGGGATGGAATGccttgaaaaaaagataaatcttctCACATTCCAGTGAATGTGTGTGGTCTCTTTGTGGGTGAAAAGATTACTTCTTTGTGTACACAGTTGGTTTTCCACAGAAATGTTTGCACTTATTTTACAGGGACACAGATCCAAGCAATCTGATTAGCTTTCTGCCAAGTTGTCTGTATAAATCATAGAGAAAATGCTTCTTAAAGCTGAAGTCCTGCTGTAGAACAGCTGGGATGTATAAAagaggaacacttttttttccagctatgtTTTTGTAAGACATTTCTTAGCATGATTGCAACAGGGTTTTGAAGAAGTACGCTGAGTGTGCTTGGAAGGATAGATTTCACAGACATTAGAGGAAGAACATACTAATCTTGAGTGGCTGGTAAAAACATCAGCTGCATTTCCACCTGACTGTGAACAAAGAGTTACAGACCAAAAAGACAACTGATATCAGAGTGTTCAACTCAGGGAACATTGTGAAGAAATGGGTATTAGTAGGGATTGGTGAAGAGATTCATATCCTCTGTGAGCTGATCTTAGCCTTTGCCTGAATCTTGGCTAAAAGCctaagctatttaaaaaaaaaaaaaaaacaacaaaaaaacctccaataACAATTCAGATCTGCCTTTGCTTATCTTTCTCTGCTGCATCATCTGATTGTTTGTCACCCAAGGAAattataatgtaattaaaaaaatcttattcctCTGAGACACCTTGTATGTATTTTCAGTTTCATATCGTAATTCTGGTTTAAGGAATGGGATCATGGAGTCCAAGCTCTGGGACCCAGGTTTGAGAGCGGACTCCGACATCCAATAGGTCTCATGCTGGAATCAATGGCCCTGCAGTGTATGCACCACAAAACTGATCTTCCCTCATAGACTTCCATCAGACTTACTGTCTGCATGCTGGTTAAAATTAGCCCAAATGCcaattcagaagaggaaaagagggcaCTGAATTTTGGCAGGTAACCTGTGGTAGTACCTACAGATGTGCAGGGCCTGTGACCTTTTCCACTGGTAAGATGGCCTTGTTCAAACAGCTTTGTTAAAGTTTGTGTGATCATTAGCAGTAAATTGGTGTTTTATGGAAGGAGAGATGGTGGCTCAAGTTAGAGCACATGATTTGGATACTGGTATTCTGTATTTGTTACTGATCTCCCATCCAAGACACAAGCTGTTTTGAAGCTTTTAAGTAATGAATGTTGAGCCCTTTGATGGGAGTTGTGTTATCCATGATGCTTACATACATTTTTTGACAGATTTCTTCATTACGTCATGTTTACACTTCGATGTATTCACGGAAATGTCCTCAGCTTCCAGTGGTCCAGGAGGCTGGTTATAGCATTGCAGAAAATGGTGACATGAAGGTCTGTGAAAATACCAATTGCATCTGGAAAGGTATGTTCCAATATAGCAAATATTCTCATGTACGCTGAACAGTAAGATACAGGAGGCTGCATCTATACTGGAAAAGCAAGTGCGTCTACCTGTTCCAGCAAGTGTTAAAGAATACTACGAAGTGGCTGAGACCTACGCTGCCTGGGGCTACTTCTGGACTTCCCACTGCCTGTGAAGAGATAATATTCCACCTCTTTCAGTGTGGTTAGCCCCTAGTATTTTACCTGGCTCTCCTTTGGGCCCCTCCGATGCATTAGTGGCctgaaaacttttatttctttttggcttttaaGTTTTAGAACCCTACAAATAATGTGGGTTTGTGCTGCACAATGGGCACAGGATATGTATCATGTGGACTGTTGAGTACATGAGTGTGCAAGACATGCAGAGATGGTGGGGTCTTGTTGCTCCTACATGTAGGGAAAGGTAGGTGGAGCAGACTGTCCCTCGTACTGCCTGTGGTTTAATCTGCTGAAGAGTTGGTTGATTTGCTCCAAAAGATATCCTAGGATTGAATGAGCATAAGAGGGTGTGAATGGTCAGGTGATTGGAAAACAGGTGGGATGTGAGAAGCTAACCTgtgaaaaaatacagatattccCAGTTATCTGAGTATAAGGCAGTTCATTATCAGACCGATATTTTCTTATATTCTGTCTTGGACAGATGATTTGTTTTGGTGATCTGGCTATTTCTGTGTACGATGGGTTCTTACCAGTCAGGGCCTGATTCATGCTCATGTAAAACAGTGAGAAACAGCTTCTTTAGGAGTCTGGAGTTCAGCTCCTGTAGAAGAAGTTGGTGGCTATGTGATAGATTTATATATTCCTTTGTTGCTCTTCGCCATGCAACTAAGACTCAGTTCAGAGCAGTCAATACCAACAGGGATTAGtcacagtgtttttttttttccttgatggcaaatgatggcaaaaaaaaaaggtatcaggAATACCAGGTTTTATTCCACCCACCTACTTGTTGATCAAGTGGGCTGGTGTGACAGTACTGACTATTTACCACTTCCTGAGTGTCATTTTGAGAAGTGACACAAGTATGTGAGAGCTGAAATCCTACCAAAAGTGAGTGGTATCTACTAGTACCCAGGCAAAATAACACAAAACGGTGTAATGAAGCTTAATTTCCACTAATTAAAAAGCCTGTTAGGCACATTCATGTGTCTATAAAGTACATGAATAGAGCTGAAAGCGTGATCAGTATGAATTCGGGGTAGATGATTTACTTATGAGAGAAGAGAAATCTGAAATGAGTTACAGaaatgatttcattttttgtatCTCACTGCTTAATACCAGCTACCaatgttaaagaagaaaaacattttcagagtgTTTCATAAGTATTGCTATTCATTCAACTCTTACAATTAAGTGTCTTAGTTTTCCTGAATTATCTTGACTTGGCTGGGTTCAGAAAGGTTTGGtaaagttttcaaaaaataaccaaaaatctAGATATtagaaagacagatttttctatACAGAGAAATCTAATTTCAGTAATATTAGATCATGTTAGGGTTAAAATGCCGTGTTACATATCCCATTGGGCAGGTCTGAGAAGGTCGTTCCTGCAAGCCTGCTTGATTGCTTAACTGCACAAAATTTTAGATACAGAAGAAGATCACTGTGGCCTGCTTCCTGCTTATCTTCAGTCTTTATTTGGTGGGAGGGGGCGTACCACAGCTGAGAGGGGAAACATTTGTTGTCTGGCAGAAATGAATTCTGGATTAGGGGAGAAGATTGAGGACAGTGTAGGGAAGGACTGTGCGAAGTATGTTCTCCACAATTTGTCATTGGACTTTCATCTAGGATGTCTGTGTGTATTTAAGTTACAGAGTATAAAAACTTTGTCATCGTTAAAATTTTTTTGAACAGAGAAGGTTAGTTATAGTGATAAGTAATGTCTTCTGCCCCTGAAACTTTTGATACTCATTCTAGGTACTCTGGAGAATAATTCAAAAAGGAAGTcaaaacacagagcacagaaaagtGGATCTCCAGCTTTCTGCTTTGCACGTTACGTCAAGATAATTTCTTACACATAAAAATCTAGCATCGAATGATTCATAGTGCTAAtgatctgtctttttttctatgATGTTTAGGAGTCCTTGCAGCATAATGTAGACAATGACCACAAAGGATGACTCTTCTGCTTGCTCATGCTtctagttgctttttttttcttgcttatgtGTTGTCACAAGCTGCATgtgctttaaaaaccttttcctgTGGTTATGTATTGATGGGGGAGACCTTTTGGTGGGAAATTAACACAAGATAGCAAAGAAGTTAATTGCTATATGAGGTGGTTTTGAAGCGGGAGAGCACATATGAAATATTCTGCAACTAACAACTTTTGACAGAAAACTaaggtgaaaaagagaaagcccaACATGTTCCTGTATTGAGCTGTAGtacaatttaaacaaaatatagtGGACCCTATTCTCCGTTCTAGCTGACTAAATCCATGGAGGTTTGAAAGAGGTGGTAAAAGGTGGTTTTCAGCTAGTTTGGTTAGTGTCTACTGTTTTGAGCTTACCCAGGATAAATTGGACCCTtctggcctcctctggaccatgGAGAGACAAATACACTGAGAATGTGAAAGGCTTAGGCCTGAGAAAACCTGGTGGTGTTTTGCTTTACTGATTTGTGTGTGATGAATCTTCAAATACAGGATGCCGAGAGGGGACCCAGAATGAGTTCAGAGCTGTTACCATCGTGAAGCCTTCCATACCATTGGAGCCAGAAGTGAGGCTTCATATTACTGGCTTGCGCAATGATTACTGTAAGTTAATTTCTCCTGTGTGGTGTTTTTTGCAGAGATGTTTCAAGAAAGATGGTGAAGGTCTGTCCCCTTCACATAAAATGGAAACTTTGCAGGACATATGCATGATGTCGTTTTTCTTATAAGGATGCATCTTGGAAAACTGCCTGTCCCAGGATGGAGACATGACTGATCAAACCCTAGAATCAATGCTGCCTAACTCTCATTCAGTTTTCTTCGGCTATAGATCTCAATACAACTTTCAAATCAAACCAATATACTTACCTCCACTTAATTAAGTTATATGTTTCAGCTATCAGACTTGGATATCTAGCAGCCAGTCAACACAGCAGCAACTTTATTGAGCAGACTTTGAAATCTCTTATTTTGGGAGACGTCAGTGACATTGTTTATGGCTTGTATGATAGATAACTTCTGAAGTTCTTACTTACGTCTTTGTTGGTGCACAGGCAAAAATTAAACATACACAAGTTACAGATGGATCTCGGGTCTACATCATATGTTTTAACACTTCATAAGATCCAACGAACATCTCTGTATGTACAAGTGTTCATAACTGTCTTGGTTATGGACAACCTATGGAGGTTTTTTCAACATATCCTTGCAAATGTTCCTGTATATCTGTGAACAGGACAAaggtttgtttgtatgttttacACTGATTGTGCACAAGGTATGTCCTAAAATTAACAGCACTAACACAAGTCTTTGGAAGTgatttttcaatacttttttctGGCTGCAATAACCAGGACTATAGTGAAACAGCTGACTGATGGATTCAGCTGTTCTTCAGAGTAATTTTAGTTACCAAAATATGACATCAGACCTTGGCCTATGGTAGCAAACTTCTATGCTTCAGGCGTCATGCAGAATTACTTTTAAGCTGTCCTAAATGGACAGCTGAGGATTTCCCTTGACATGGGAGAATGTCCTGGGTTGGTATTAAATGTTATATACAAGCTGCTTCTGAGCTACCTGACATAGAAGACTGTTCTGAGGCTAATTGCTATAGTGACTTGCTTTGCCAGGGTCTGCAAGTACAATGCACCCAGCATCAGGGGCAGTGGAAACAGTATTACAACATATGCTTGCTGAGCAAGTTCTGAAGGTGAGGAGCAGAATTTCCCTaattcctttttgcatttttttttcctatcatgtGCAAGGTAAATGTTATCATTAACCTGAGGATGTAGGACAGACTATAGCATATAGACTGTCTCCTATGTCAAGACCTTCGTTTGTTAGAGATACTCTCCTTCATGTAGGAGGAATACTTGCTAGTAATGGTTTCATAGAAGCATTCCCTTGAAGTTCTTacatagctattaaaaaaaaaagcccctttccCCCAAACCATGCTCTCCCTCACACCATCCTATTACCTACAACTTTTTTGCAGTAACTTTTAGTAGCTTTCTTCTAGATCTAAACATACTGGACTGGAGCCTTGAAAATTTCATTGCTATTGCTGTAGGACCTGCTGCACACATCTGGAGCGGAGAAACTCTTCAAGCCATTGAAAGCATTGATTTGAATTCCAGTTCCAAATACATTTCATCTCTGGCTTGGATAAAAGAAGGAACTTGCCTTGCAATTGGCACCAGTGATGGAGAAGTGCAAGTACTAGATAATTTACTTTTTTAGTCTTCATTTTTAGCTAAGGCCACGAAAGAAtttgattgtgattttttttataagcaaACAAATGACAAAGATTGGCTAAACTACAGAAGAACTCTGCTGAAGACAGTATATAGCACTTCCCTGTATGATGCTGCACCTTGCTGAATGGCTTAGTGACATCCAGTGTTATCTATATGTAATGGAGCCTCTAAAGCCACTAAAAAGCTGATGACTGAATTAATGATTCAGTTGTCTAGAGACgatcagatttttttccactcataAGAGGAACTCTTTAATTCAATTATTTTACTcagcacaggttattttttcttgtatctcTCTTGCTAAGGTCACTGTAGTGATCAAAGCCTTGAGAACTCAAGCCAAAACTCTCCTTATGGATTCACACATGAGAATTTTACTTCAGTCTGATTATACACATACCCCTCATACTGCTGTTACAAGACAGTCCTATTATCAAAAGACTTTTGCAGGACTTTGGCTGAGATGCTAAGTAATATGGGGACCTACCTGCTGCAGTCCTGAGTCAGCAATCTGAAAGTTCTGAAGGCCAGTGCTTTCAAGTATGGACGTCCAAATACTAACATGTAAATAAATAGCTCTGAACAGAGAGATGTGCATTCCCTTCAATCCTGTCTGACTTCAGCAGTACTAATATAGTTGCCAAAATTCGGAAATACTCCTTCTTGTCTTACTTGTGAAATAAATGAGCTTGAGGTTGTCCATATGTCAAATCAGAACTGGGCAGTGGCTTACTTGCAaacaaatgaagagaaaaaatgatcttttttctttttgttgttaaatttgtatttcctgtttgttttggatTGGCAGCTGTGGGACATTGAAAGCAAAAAGAGATTGAGAAATATGTTTGGTCACCTGTCTGTAGTTGGAGCTCTGAGCTGGAATCATTATATTCTGAGCAGGTGAGAGGTATAGTATATTCCCAAAAAGAGTCTGGCTGCTTTTACTTAGACAAATGTCCcatttgttttaccttttttcatTGGCTTTTCTCAAAGGTGATTTATCCTGTCCCTCTACTTACCAGCCATCTGAGAAATCACATGTAGATGTATGGTATGGCAGGAAAACAGCCAAAGGGGATTTAGCTTGCTTCTTTAGTCTCTGTTTCTTACTCTCCTTCTGGAAAGCTGTCATCACTTGCAGAATTTCACTAGGATGTGGGGGCTGTTGCTCTGTATATGTGCAAAGCCTGAGCTTGAAATGGTGGTGTCTCCAGTGGGTCTGGACTTCAAAAATCATAGCCTGCCTGGTGCCAGGAAGAGGGCACGTAGTTTAGACTGCCCCTCTATTGATATCAAGATTGCATCTGTCTTTTCAGGTGCACAGTGAAACACAGCTGTTGGAGTTGCACACCTCTATAGCTGTCTATCTACAAGGGAAGGCCAGCTCATTGTTATCCTCAACGAAGGAGGACTGAAGTGGTTGACCTTTGCTTTGCCAAGGGTGAATGTTACACTAGATGGTGAATAATTTGTATTTAGGAACCATTTCAATAGGGGGACTGAGGTGAGAACAGTCAAGTGTACTCTTTTGTGGTGTTTTTCCTCCCACTTTCTGCTTCGGATCATTTACTCAGACCtgaaggggctgaggggagactgtGTGATTTTAAAACCATGTCATAGTCTTCTATGGTtcttaaatgcagaaataaaagcaagggTGGACCGACTTAATTGttaaattcaaaatgaaactaGCATCTCTGAATAGGAACACTAGAGGTAGTTTTGATTTCACAAGATGCTGTGGTTTTTGATTCTGTTAGGTTTGCTGGGTGGAGTGAGGTATGAGGATACCAGCTAAACAACCAGTTAATAAAATGCTGTTGCTGGAGTATGTGTGCTGGGTGGGTTAAGTTACGAGGGTGCAGCTGTAACATCCTGCCAATGCCAAGTGGCATAGCCTTATTACAGGAAGCACTAGTTCCAATTTGCATTTCAGCTTGGCCAAAGGAGTGAAAACAACAGAAACTTAAATTACAGATCTTTCTGAGTGAAATTGGTAATAAAATTCATCATGAACCCATGAACTACAGTTGCGGTTGACAAATTAGGTTGAGataacatttatttctcttgctAGGTTTGAAACCAGTTCGTTTAACATTAGGGCAGAGTTAAAATATCTGtataagtagaaaaaaagatatgGAGTTAATATTCATTGCTACTAAAATAAGAGCAGCATTCCTACAGTAAACTTTACTATGGACAATTGATACTTTGGGATTACATACTAATTTGTGTGGTTATAAATAATCCAACAACACATCATCATGAACCTGTAAATAAATTTCAACACCATAAATTAAACCATCACAAGAATTTTGTTGGCTTCTCTTGGTCTTTAGCAAAACAGGTGCCGTCTTCAGTGTCAAAAGCGAataattctaatttctttttatgcCGAGTGGGAAAACGTCCTTTCAGCCAGGCTTCTCAGGACCCCAGTTCCTTTCCACTCATACCACTAGATTTATCGAAGACCTTAATGTGGCCAACACTGGCAATTCAGTTCTGTTTCTCTTGGTTAGATCTTCTGCTTATAATTCAGTAGGAAAAATCTATATAAATCTTCAGGAGGCAAATGATGATGCCTTTGCGTATAGTGCACATATCCCATGTACCTTCATAGGTATTTTCCATAAAGATGTGCTGTGTTGTGCACTGCTTGGTTGGAATCTTTCATGCTTTTGTGAACTTCAAGAGCTTATCAAGTCCATGATACAAGCACAATAGAATGATGTTTCTTGCAGTCAGtcagttttgtgtgtgtattttagaGCTTCTGAATCACTCAGCTTGCCTCTGAAAAAACTGTAAGAGCCAGTATGGCAAAGTCTCCAGTCATTGTTGCCTTAAATTAATCTATTGCAGTAATGTCAGATATCTGTTTCTCAGATACATAGAAAGATGGTATTGAACTTGCTGATTTTTTCAGTGTCATCAGAATAGTTGAAAGTGTGAATTTCCAGCAGGAAGCTCTCCTGTTTTGTCATAGGTTTAATGTAGGTAATATCCttagaaaggcaggaaaagaaaatgtgctgcAAGGTATTTTTGGTATTTTCAGTTCGACTCTACTATTGATGTGTAAACCCCATATCCAGGAGTTAAACCGTAACAGAAGCTGTGCTTCCAGGCCggttatttcttccttcctttggtAGGCTGATGATACTGGCTGTAGAACCATGCATCCATTTCCTAACAGGCACTTAGTGCAACAGTGTCAAGTTGTGCAGGTTTTCTTTAAGCCTGGAAGTGGGAGAGAGGGGACAAGGGAAGGGACAGAACCAAAGAACACGCTGTTCCTTGCTAGTAAGCCCTTTCCCAGAACAATGCAGTTTTACACTGCTTCTTTGTTGGGCGTGGAGTCATATCTGGTTTTGGCAAAAATCATCttgcaaaactatttttcatgAAGAACAGGAAAGAGTTAACATTAAATGGCTTGACAGTTGAACAGGGTGCAGAATAGGCATACTGCCTGGCTTGAATTGAGCCGCTGCTTGACTCCTTTTTGTTGTCAGCCACTGCTACAGTCAGGGTGTGCTTTTGATAGTTGGTTTGTGTGTCCTTTTACTGAAGTATTGTTGTTCTGCAGACACATTTCACTCTGATGTGGTTTGCTTCTGAAACCACTGAAGAAATACCAGTGTGATGATGTAGCTTGTCTTCTTTAACATTAAACCCatgctgtctttttttatctGCAGTGGTTCACGACTAGGATCAATTCATCACCATGATGTTCGGGTTGCTCAGCACCATGTTGGGACTCTTTGCCAAAACAAACAGAGCATTTGCAGCCTGAAATGGTCACTAACCAACCAGTTGCTGGCAAGTGGGTCTAGTGATGGTATATTGAATATCTGGCCTAGTGACCCTGGTGTGAAATTGCAGTCACAGCCACTGAAAACCATACCTCATTCCTCAGCAGTTAAGGTACATGGAGAAGGAAtgtctgcttttctgtatttgctcTCATGAAATCACATTGTTGATATGGACACTTAGGGAATGTTTCAAATTATCTCACTGATTTCTACTCGTTTCTTCTCCCCTGGCTGTAATTTTCAGACTAGTTCTCCTCATTCCAAGGCACAGATAAATTTACTAGGGCTTTGATCAGGAAATTTTACTGGATTAGTAGACCTTTGTAAATATaatgccaaataaaaataaaatttacagccTTCTCCTCTGTTTTGCAACAGAGTTTGTTTTGGTCACGCAGTGCTTACAAGTTAACAACCAAAATCTTTCCATTGTTGGAGTTTTGAaaaattttgctgaaattattttaaatatgaggTTTCTTTTGCCTTCCTGCCCATATTTCCGTGGCATTGCTGGTCGCAAAGAACCCGAAGTAAGAAACTGGAAATGAGACAACTTAGATTCTTCATCTTTATGAATTCTCAGACCGTGTGGGAGAGAGGACAGGTATCAATAATAACAGGCAGGGGAGTCCAGCGTTTATAAGCTGTTTATACTCACAGAAAAATCTGAGGCTGGCCTGAAGCACTGATACTAAAGGGCCAGAGGAGATTATTGAGATAGGTAGAATTCAGTTCTTAGTAGCTTTTCTTCAGAGTCTAGGCCTTAGGCATATCCTTGAACAATCTCAGAAGAAACCAGGTCTCTTGTAAGCCCTGTTAGTCACGTCGCTTAGGCTTCTGTGATGGCATGGCTTAGGCAAGACGCTATCCTGATGGGTTCTTCTGGTACTGAGGTGTGAATCTATGGCCTGTGAAGGGTAAGCAAAGAAACTGGAATTTTATTGGCATATGTGGGACAGAGTAGTCTACTCTGAGGCAATGGCAAAGGAAGCAGCATTTGGAGTTTGGGGATTCTGCAttgctttgtgtgtgtatggAGGATGAGCATGGTGTAGGGTGAAAAAAACCGAAGATACATTCTAGGTGCTTGTTGCAGTTCACTTTTCCAACTATGCTTATAAGCAAAATCTCCTCTGTTTTTTCAGCTAACCTCCTTGTCTGTTCtggcatttattttctctttttttaggcTGTGAACTGGTGTCCTTGGCAGTCCAGAGTCCTTGCTACAGGGGGTGGAATGAAAGATGGGATTTTGCGTGTCTGGGACATAAATCATGAGAAAATAATCCAGAGTGCAGCTACAGATTCTCAGGTGAAATGATGAAATGTCTGCATACATTCTTGTATAACTGTGCTCATTTGGCAAACTCCCACTGACTTTGAGGGTGGTTCTACAGTCACAGGAACAGCAGGATTTTCTCTGGATGTGCAATTGTACTACATTCGGCACTGCACTGTGTGATCGGACTCAGAAACAGTTTGTTATTTCTCATTCACCACTTCTGTCTCCACGCAGAAGTGATTGAAGAGGAGGTGATCTCACAGCCAGACACTTCTCATCATCTTTTCCTTACCGGCAATAATAGTTTTGGCCAAAACTCTTGGTGTGGAGAGAATGTTGAGGGAGAGGGAAAATTCCCAGATTGCTGGGGTGAGAAGAGGTGTAAGAGTCAGAGGGCAAACATCTGTCTCTGGAGTTTGAACGTTAGGAGACAGAGGAACAGATTCTCAGCTGGAGTAAAGCAGCAAAGCTGTTGATTTTCCTGGAGCTATTACAGTTTAGATGAGGATGTGTTTGAAGGGCTTTAGTTTTATACTGATAGGCTGTTATCACATTTAGATATGACAATAAAGCCAACTGCACTTCTAAGCATTGTAAGGAATGAAATGATCCTTCTAAATAAGTAAATATTCTGCTGGGACTATTTCTCAGTAGCTTGTTTAAAAATTGTAGATAACATTTCAAATCTACTGAATGGTGCATGTTGGCCCTTTCTGAAAACTAAAGCAGAATCTTAAATTGCAATAGATTTGTTCTTTGCTCTGGTTACCCAAAACCAGCGAACTGATGACTGGACAAGGCCTTCCTGGAAATCAGATGAAAATATGGAAGTATCCCATGCTTATCAATTCATCAGAACTCTATGGCAAGTATTCCAGTTAATAGTTTAAACTATTTCAGCTAACTGTCTAATCAGTGTGTTTTTGCAAGTGCATACCTTATACATTTACATAAAATAGAGTTAAAAGAGCAGTCCACTTACACATCCTCCCTCTGCCTACACACATACGTTAATGTGCACAATCCTGATGCATGGGATTGTAAAGGTTGACTTACTAAGATACTAGTATAAATTGCTTCTGTAAAATTCCTTGGTTTTAATGATGTGATTCTCTCCTGTAATTTCTAAGGCCATCTCAGGTGCAGGGTGTGGATTTCCACTTATCCCTAGGGCTTACTAGGTGTGGAATGAGTGTACTAATGTCAGGTTGCTTCCAATATATTTTAGGCTGATGGCCTTCTAGATAATTCAGTGGCTCTTCAGTTTTGCAGCTCGTCATGGAAGAATACTCAGCCAGCTTCCTAATGATATTTGAAATAAATCACTATGTGTTATTTAGAACTGTCTGGGTTTTAATGAGTGATTTTGGCTGTAAAGCAATGCAGTGCAGCGTGTTTCCCTTGTACCATGGTGACAGCTAGACGAAATGGAGTTTCCTTGCAGCTCTGTTGGTCCATGGAGCTGTAGAGCTACACAACACAGAGAAGTGCTTCCTTGCAATTAAGCCTTCTTGTTTCTGATGCTTGCTGTCACTCCTATCCATTAAGTTTTACTTTTTCCAGTGTTAACTGAAGTGATCCAATAGAAGCatctgaagttaaaagaaaaaacaaattatttgcacACTGGCTGAATTTTCACAAGCAGGGTTGCTTTTTCACACTCACTGACAAGATATGGCCAAAGAAGCTTAGGGTTTTGAACCTAACAGATGATATTTACAAATACTTTTTG is a genomic window containing:
- the CDC20B gene encoding cell division cycle protein 20 homolog B; translation: MGQRKNSLFIGWHKGSDSAINSTVLDLYTIIVVPDSERTTYTRFKSSIKRKLAARAPVASSPIVTRWQQLHVRGSAEGLTGPCASGGSQITSTPRKAPVTPQVPKKLFIMKTAVTLRGSQAAAGLEGRNNGTAEMEKKQLPVVQEAGYSIAENGDMKVCENTNCIWKGCREGTQNEFRAVTIVKPSIPLEPEVRLHITGLRNDYYLNILDWSLENFIAIAVGPAAHIWSGETLQAIESIDLNSSSKYISSLAWIKEGTCLAIGTSDGEVQLWDIESKKRLRNMFGHLSVVGALSWNHYILSSGSRLGSIHHHDVRVAQHHVGTLCQNKQSICSLKWSLTNQLLASGSSDGILNIWPSDPGVKLQSQPLKTIPHSSAVKAVNWCPWQSRVLATGGGMKDGILRVWDINHEKIIQSAATDSQICSLLWLPKTSELMTGQGLPGNQMKIWKYPMLINSSELYGHKGRVLHVALSPDQSRLFSVAADGIACLWKSHESGESKHSSKAFSNGYQNSFL